In the genome of Maniola jurtina chromosome 3, ilManJurt1.1, whole genome shotgun sequence, one region contains:
- the LOC123880846 gene encoding protein sidekick isoform X4 produces the protein MVLDKKCAVFVILLFIIQNSLTADSGTQMQPPRFTMQPSSSNSIVREGTTKILQCSAIGIPQPMYRWLKNGIPLGDYSSELFFKIHNTQRQDAGAYQCIAKNDVGAIFSEKNNIVVAYMGVFENTIEKVVKVESGRAAILDFPYIESEPPPTVIWLEENSVNGVLRYDQKYANTDKHQLVILCASQDDQKAYRARAINTQLGKMENSPYIRLDVIGDDNKEIAPEIIIKPQDTKIIKGQEYTTIYCIANARPLHELETLWFKDGVLIDLAGITYDLNDQWNRTLSLISATLNHTGQYTCQARLKSGGFATVTASAVVTVFEKPVMMSLKSETFGEFGSTIVLECNVQGMPIPSITWYKDARKIASVGADAEDSDNADVDDGGGRYRVEVDRSLVISNLKMEDMGIYQCISSNEAGESSIYTWLKIKTTPPIMQSAPANLTVLDGKDATIVCRAVGAPTPNVTWYFNDSLIINLSGRLQALEEGDLLITSTTTVDSGKYTCVRANDAGKVSGEAYLTVLVRTQIIAPPVDTRVLLGHTATLQCKVSSDPNVKYNIDWFHNKQPMTAGSRVWVTGDGALQVQAVRASDAGEYTCVVTSPGGNHTRRALLAVIELPFAPTNVRAERLDAAPQRAVNVSWTPGFDGNSPVQKYIVQRRIVPEFGPTPDPLLNWVTESMNVSASQRWVLLTSLKAATSYQFRVSAVNTVGEGPPSDPTEVLTLPQEAPSGPPMGFMGSARSSSEIITQWQPPLEEHRNGHILGYVIRYRLKGYENSPWTYQNITNEAQRNYLIQDLITWKDYNVQIAAYNDKGVGVFSDSYTIKTKEGVPEAAPDSVRCEASNSTAIQVWWTPPNPQKINGINQGYKIQAWKWDEATNDSVEQRLVSVPPNLLDPLTEQTAIISGLEKFTDYNISVLCFTEPGDGPRSDFVLVRTKEDIPDEIVNLQFDDISDRAVRVSWSPPKKSNGVLIGYKLKYQIKDNPDTFKEEVLPPSNTSIRVEHLQASTQYQFWVSALTGVGEGAARSAVIQSGVEPVLPHAPRNLALSNIAAHSVLLQFTPAFDGNSSISLWTVQAQTARNSSWVTIYEVNAPDAQSILVTGLVPFTTYRLRLIASNVVGSSPPSEPCKEFQTIQAPPRHPPRNVTVRAVSANNLRVRWIPLQQSEWYGNPKGYNITYKRSGTNDTLYSIIEDHTANSHVLSNLEEWSVYEITMTAINEVGTSAVSPTATERTREAVPSSGPINVSANATSSTTVVVLWGDIPVQDQNGLIEGYKVCYAAVVPPPRPEHKKVECHPIPSNQTHTVTLTELRKYVVYQIQVLGYTRLGDGALSDPPVTVRTFEDTPGPPSNVSFPDVTFTTARIIWDVPEDPNGEILAYKVTYHLNSSTQHMFSKEFLPSDRTFRATELSSEQYYLFSVTAQTRVGWGATLRALVLTTVNRAAPAPPARPNVARSLLQPHQITFSWTPGDDGYAPLRYYTIQQKEDGGTWQTLSERVDPFSTSYTVEGLKPYTAYQFRIRATNDIGPSRYSNATETVRTLPAAPSKAVENLRVVPITPSSVRVQWTPLGEQHWSGDARTGGYSVYYQPLTDFPASLHNTMKLEVPGIKSSEVVLTELALDRNYEISVCAVNSQGAGPAGAPAVVWVGEAVPTAPPQGVTARALSPTEVALAWQPPHLAQQNGDLLGYKIFYLMTESPEEPEPGRRAEEEIEVVPATSTSHSLVFLDKFTQYRIQVLAFNPAGDGPRSTAVLVRTHQGLPSAPRNITFSDITMNSLVVSWEPPHRRNGLIHSYLVTYETIEQDERFSKQVKQKVSERQLAVGALEEEVEYRFVVRALTVGAGLAGEARARTGPQPGSPAPPAALRLRADPAALHLRWTNAASGKGPLLGYYFEARKKDDTRWETVTRTSNGILEEFTISYQSLLPSTAYSFRVIAYNMYGISNPAYSDKTIVTPSKLYLEYGYLQYRPFYRRTWFMVALAAASIIIIIMVIAILCVKSKSYKYKKEAQKTLEESLAGETDERGSLALDLYRSRQNSVASAGALGAGTLRRKGAPALAKSPPRPSPASVAYHSDEESLRGYDENPDDSSLTEKPSEMSSSDSQNSESENESVRSEPHSFVNHYANVNDTLRQSWKRQRPVRNYSSYTDSEPEGSAVVSLNGGQIVMSNMARSRAPLPGFSSFV, from the exons CTCAAATGCAGCCGCCACGGTTTACAATGCAACCTTCATCTTCCAATAGCATAGTCAGAGAAGGCACAACAAAAATATTACAGTGTTCAGCAATAG gaatcccgcaaCCAATGTACAGATGGCTAAAAAACGGTATACCTTTAGGCGACTACTCTTctgaattatttttcaaaatccacAATACTCAACGTCAGGACGCAGGTGCCTATCAATGTATCGCAAAAAATGATGTTGGTGCGATTTTCAGCGAGAAGAACAACATTGTCGTCGCTT atATGGGAGTTTTTGAGAACACTATCGAGAAGGTAGTGAAGGTTGAATCTGGTAGAGCAGCTATTCTAGATTTCCCATACATAGAATCGGAACCACCACCAACGGTAATTTGGCTAGAAGAAAACAGTGTAAACGGTGTTTTACGATACGATCAGAAATACGCAAACACTGATAAACATCAACTAGTAATACTATGCGCTTCTCAAGATGACCAAAAAGCTTACAG AGCGCGAGCAATAAATACTCAGTTAGGCAAAATGGAAAATAGTCCATACATCAGGTTAGACGTAATCGGTGACGACAACAAAGAAATAGCCCCAGAGATTATTATAAAGCCCCAAGACACTAAGATAATTAAAGGTCAGGAATATACAACTATTTATTGTATCGCAAACGCAAGGCCACTTCATGAGCTTGAAACGCTGTGGTTCAAAGACGGTGTATTGATCGACTTAGCAGGAATTACTTACGACTTAAACGATCAGTGGAATCGAACACTGAGTCTCATATCGGCCACTTTGAATCACACTGGACAATACACATGTCAAGCGAGATTAAAATCTGGTGGTTTCGCCACTGTGACTGCGTCAGCGGTGGTTACTGTTTTTGAAAAACCAGTGATGATGTCTTTGAAATCAGAAACGTTTGGTGAGTTCGGAAGTACGATCGTTTTAGAATGCAATGTACAAGGCATGCCGATACCGAGTATAACATGGTATAAAGATGCAAGAAAGATTGCTAGTGTCGGGGCCGATGCCGAGGACTCCGATAACGCCGATGTTGATGACGGCGGCGGCCGATACAGAGTGGAAGTGGATAGGTCACTCGTTATCAGTAACTTGAAGATGGAAGATATGGGCATATACCAATGTATCTCGAGCAATGAAGCTGGAGAGTCTTCTATATATACCTGgttgaaaattaaaa CGACCCCGCCCATAATGCAGAGCGCGCCGGCCAACCTCACCGTGTTGGACGGGAAGGACGCCACCATCGTGTGCCGAGCCGTCGGCGCCCCAACGCCCAACGTTACCTGGTACTTCAACG ATTCTCTCATAATAAATTTATCCGGAAGATTACAAGCTTTGGAGGAGGGAGACTTGCTAATTACCAGCACAACTACAGTGGATAGTGGCAAATATACTTGTGTCCGAGCAAATGACGCCGGTAAAGTGTCTGGCGAGGCGTATCTTACAGTTCTTG tgagGACTCAAATAATTGCACCGCCCGTGGATACGAGAGTGTTATTAGGGCACACCGCAACATTACAGTGCAAAGTATCCAGTGATCCGAACGTCAAGTATAACATCGACTGGTTCCACAACAAACA GCCGATGACAGCCGGGTCCCGCGTGTGGGTGACTGGCGACGGCGCGCTGCAGGTGCAGGCTGTGCGCGCCAGCGACGCGGGCGAGTACACGTGCGTGGTGACGTCGCCGGGTGGCAACCACACGCGGCGCGCGCTGCTCGCCGTCATCGAGTTGCCCTTCGCGCCCACCAACGTGCGCGCCGAGCGGCTCGACGCGGCGCCGCAGCGCGCCGTCAACGTCTCCTGGACCCCCGGCTTCGACGGCAACTCGCCCGTGCAGAAGTACATAGTGCAGCGTCGCATCGTGCCCGAGTTTG GTCCCACACCTGACCCATTATTGAACTGGGTGACAGAGTCGATGAACGTATCAGCGAGTCAGCGTTGGGTGTTACTAACTAGCTTGAAAGCTGCCACATCCTACCAATTCCGAGTATCAGCGGTTAATACTGTGGGGGAGGGACCGCCTTCCGATCCAACGGAGGTTTTGACCTTGCCTCAAGAAG CACCTTCTGGCCCGCCTATGGGCTTCATGGGTTCGGCGCGCTCGTCTTCCGAAATAATCACCCAGTGGCAGCCGCCTTTAGAGGAACATCGGAACGGGCATATCCTGGGATATGTTATACGATATCGTTTGAAAGGCTACGAGAATAGTCCATGGACTTATCAAAATATTACTAACGAGGCCCAAAGGAATTACCTCATACAAGATTTGATTACTTGGAAGGATTACAACGTGCAAATCGCAGCATATAACGACAAAGGCGTAGGCGTGTTCTCGGATAGTTACACAATAAAAACGAAAGAGGGCGTGCCCGAGGCGGCGCCCGACAGCGTCCGCTGCGAAGCCTCGAACTCCACTGCCATTCAAGTTTGGTGGACGCCGCCCAATCCGCAGAAAATTAATGGAATCAATCAG ggcTATAAAATTCAAGCGTGGAAATGGGATGAGGCAACTAACGATAGTGTCGAACAGAGACTTGTCAGTGTTCCACCAAATCTCTTGGACCCTCTGACTGAACAAACGGCTATCATAAGCGGCCTTGAAAAGTTTACGGATTACAACATTTCTGTGTTGTGCTTTACCGAGCCCGGCGATGGACCTCGCAGTGACTTCGTGCTTGTGAGAACTAAAGAAGATA TACCTGATGAGATCGTAAATTTGCAATTCGATGATATATCGGATAGGGCAGTGCGAGTGTCTTGGTCGCCGCCGAAAAAATCTAACGGCGTCCTTATAGGATACAAGTTAAAATACCAGATAAAGGACAACCCTGACACGTTCAAGGAAGAAGTTCTGCCGCCCAGTAATACCAGTATACGAGTCGAACATTTGCAG GCGAGCACACAGTACCAGTTCTGGGTGAGCGCTCTGACGGGCGTAGGCGAGGGTGCAGCGCGCTCTGCAGTCATCCAGTCGGGCGTGGAGCCAGTGCTGCCGCACGCGCCGCGCAACCTGGCGCTGTCCAACATCGCCGCGCACTCCGTGCTGCTGCAGTTCACGCCCGCCTTCGACGGCAACTCCTCCATCTCGCTGTGGACCGTGCAG GCTCAAACGGCACGCAACTCGTCTTGGGTGACCATCTATGAAGTCAACGCCCCCGACGCTCAGTCCATCCTCGTCACCGGCCTGGTTCCCTTCACAACTTACCGTCTGAGGTTGATCGCGAGCAATGTGGTGGGCTCGTCCCCTCCGTCGGAACCCTGCAAGGAGTTCCAGACGATCCAAGCCCCGCCGCGGCATCCGCCGAGAAACGTGACTGTCCGTGCAGTCAGCGCGAACAATCTCCGAGTCAGATGGATT CCTTTACAGCAGAGTGAATGGTACGGTAACCCAAAAGGATACAatataacttacaagcgaaGTGGAACAAATGATACTCTATACAGTATCATTGAAGACCACACAGCCAACTCGCACGTGCTGTCCAACTTGGAGGAATGGTCCGTGTACGAGATTACGATGACTGCTATCAACGAAGTCGGTACTTCTGCTGTGAGTCCAACGGCTACAGAAAGGACACGGGAAGCAG TTCCGTCGAGTGGCCCGATAAACGTATCTGCAAATGCGACATCTTCAACTACCGTGGTTGTGCTATGGGGCGACATTCCTGTACAAGATCAGAACGGTCTCATCGAAGGTTACAAAGTGTGCTATGCTGCAGTGGTGCCCCCTCCTAGACCGGAACACAAGAAAGTTGAATGTCATCCCATACCCTCCAACCAAACTCATACAGTGACACTGACAGAGCTGAGGAAGTATGTGGTGTACCAGATACAAGTGTTGGGTTACACGAGGCTGGGAGACGGAGCGCTCAGTGATCCTCCTGTCACAGTCAGAACGTTTGAAGACA CCCCTGGCCCACCGTCCAACGTGTCATTCCCGGACGTGACATTTACGACGGCGCGGATCATATGGGATGTCCCTGAAGATCCGAATGGCGAGATTCTAGCCTACAAAGTTACATATCATCTGAATAGTTCAACGCAGCACATGTTTTCCAAGGAATTCCTGCCATCTGATAGAACCTTTAG AGCAACGGAGCTGTCGTCAGAACAATACTACTTGTTCTCGGTGACGGCCCAAACGCGCGTGGGCTGGGGCGCGACGCTGCGCGCTCTCGTGCTGACGACCGTGAACCGCGCGGCGCCGGCGCCGCCCGCGCGCCCCAACGTGGCGCGCTCGCTGCTGCAGCCGCATCAGATCACCTTCTCCTGGACGCCCGGCGACGACGGATATGCGCCTCTCAG ATATTACACCATACAACAAAAAGAAGACGGCGGGACATGGCAAACTTTGTCCGAAAGAGTTGATCCATTTTCCACGTCATATACAGTGGAAGGTCTGAAGCCGTACACCGCATACCAGTTTAGAATACGAGCGACAAACGACATTGGGCCTAGTCGCTACAGCAATGCCACAGAGACTGTTCGCACCTTGCCTGCAG CGCCGAGTAAAGCTGTGGAGAACTTGCGAGTGGTGCCTATAACGCCGAGCAGCGTGCGCGTGCAGTGGACGCCGCTGGGCGAGCAGCACTGGAGCGGCGACGCGCGCACCGGCGGCTACTCCGTCTACTACCAGCCGCTCACCGACTTCCCGGCCTCGCTACACAACACCATGAAGCTGGAGGTGCCCGGCATCAAG AGCTCGGAAGTGGTCCTGACGGAGCTGGCGCTGGACCGCAACTACGAGATCAGCGTGTGCGCGGTGAACTCGCAGGGCGCGGGCCCGGCCGGCGCGCCCGCCGTGGTGTGGGTGGGCGAGGCTGTGCCCACGGCGCCGCCGCAGGGCGTGACGGCGCGCGCGCTGTCGCCCACCGAAGTGGCGCTCGCCTGGCAGCCGCCGCACCTCGCGCAGCAGAACGGCGACCTGCTCGGCTACAAG ATATTCTACTTGATGACGGAGTCTCCTGAGGAGCCCGAGCCCGGGCGGCGTGCGGAAGAGGAGATCGAAGTGGTGCCTGCTACCTCCACATCGCATTCGCTCGTCTTCCTCGACAAGTTCACACAGTATCGAATCCAG GTGTTGGCCTTCAATCCAGCGGGCGACGGTCCGCGCTCGACGGCGGTGCTCGTGCGCACGCATCAGGGCCTGCCGTCCGCACCGCGCAACATCACCTTCAGCGACATCACCATGAACAGCCTCGTGGTGTCGTGGGAGCCGCCGCATCGCCGCAACGGCCTCATACACTCCTACCTCGTCACCTACGAGACTATAGAGCAAGATGAAC GGTTCAGCAAGCAGGTGAAGCAAAAGGTGTCGGAGCGGCAGCTGGCCGTGGGCGCGCTGGAGGAGGAGGTGGAGTATCGCTTCGTGGTGCGCGCGCTGACGGTGGGCGCGGGGCTGGCGGGCGAAGCGCGCGCGCGCACGGGCCCGCAGCCCGgctcgcccgcgccgcccgccgcgctgCGCCTGCGCGCCGACCCCGCCGCGCTGCACCTGCGCTGGACCAACGCCGCCTCGGGCAAGGGCCCGCTGCTCGGCTACTACTTCGAGGCGAGGAAGAAAG atGACACAAGGTGGGAGACTGTGACTCGAACAAGTAACGGGATTCTCGAGGAGTTTACGATATCATACCAAAGTCTACTGCCGTCGACCGCTTACTCGTTTCGGGTTATCGCATACAACATGTACGGGATCAGCAACCCGGCGTACAGCGACAAAACGATCGTGACGCCGTCGAAGCTCTACCTGGAGTATGGATACCTGCAGTACAGGCCTTTCTACCGCCGGACCTGGTTCATGGTGGCGCTGGCCGCGGcctccatcatcatcatcattatggtGATAGCGATACTGTGTGTGAAAAGCAAGAGCTACAAGTACAAAA AAGAAGCGCAAAAGACGCTGGAGGAGTCGCTGGCGGGCGAGACGGACGAGCGCGGCTCGCTGGCGCTGGACCTGTACCGCTCGCGGCAGAACTCCGTGGCGAGCGCGGGCGCGCTGGGCGCGGGCACGCTGCGCCGCAAGGGCGCGCCCGCGCTGGCCAAGTCGCCGCCGCGCCCCTCGCCCGCCTCCGTCGCCTACCACAGCGACGAGGAGAGCCTGCGCGGCTACGACGAGAACCCCGACGACTCCTCGCTCACCGAGAAGCCCTCCGAGATGAGCTCCTCCGACTCGCAG AATTCGGAGAGCGAGAACGAGAGTGTGCGATCGGAGCCGCACTCGTTCGTGAACCACTACGCGAACGTGAACGACACGCTGCGGCAGTCGTGGAAGCGGCAGCGGCCCGTGCGCAACTACTCCAGCTACACGGACTCGGAGCCCGAGGGCAGCGCCGTGGTGAGCCTCAACGGCGGCCAGATCGTCATGAGCAACATGGCGCGCTCGCGGGCGCCGCTGCCCGGCTTCTCCTCCTTCGTATGA